One genomic region from Tripterygium wilfordii isolate XIE 37 chromosome 20, ASM1340144v1, whole genome shotgun sequence encodes:
- the LOC119987408 gene encoding probable auxin efflux carrier component 1c — protein MISLSDFYHVMTAMVPLYVAMVLAYGSVKWWKIFTPDQCSGINRFVALFAVPLLSFHFISSNNPYTMNLRFIAADTLQKLIVLAVLAVWANVSKRGCLEWAITLFSVSTLPNTLVMGIPLLKGMYGEYSGSLMVQIVVLQCIIWYTLMLFLFEYRGARMLIGEQFPDTAGSIVSIHVDSDIMSLDGRQPLETEAEIKEDGKLHVTVRKSNASRSDIFSRRSQGLSSNTPRPSNLTNAEIYSLQSSRNPTPRGSSFNHTDFYSMMAAGRNSNFGSADVFGQPTSRGPTPRPSNFEDENGVGNKARYHYQAQSGATHYPAPNPGMFSPTGSKGVTAANAKKANGQAQQKPEEGNGRDLHMFVWSSSNSPVSDVFGGGGGHDYASHDPKDVRLAVSPGKVGGQRENNQEDYLERDEFSFGNRGLENNNHHEGGDKVIDSKPKTMPPTSVMTRLILIMVWRKLIRNPNTYSSLIGLIWSLVSFKWHVEMPAIIAKSISILSDAGLGMAMFSLGLFMALQPRIIACGNSVAAFTMAVRFLTGPAVMAAASIAVGLKGDLLHIAIVQAALPQGIVPFVFAKEYNVHPDILSTGVIFGMLVALPITLVYYILLGL, from the exons ATGATCTCATTAAGTGATTTCTACCATGTGATGACTGCAATGGTTCCACTCTATGTGGCCATGGTTCTGGCTTATGGTTCTGTGAAATGGTGGAAGATCTTCACTCCTGATCAATGTTCAGGAATCAACCGTTTTGTTGCTCTATTTGCAGTCCCTCTTCTCTCCTTCCACTTTATCTCTTCTAACAATCCTTATACCATGAACCTTCGGTTCATAGCTGCTGATACGCTCCAAAAACTCATTGTCCTTGCAGTTCTTGCAGTTTGGGCGAATGTAAGCAAAAGGGGTTGCTTAGAATGGGCTATTACTCTATTTTCAGTATCAACTCTCCCAAACACTCTTGTTATGGGTATTCCTTTGCTTAAAGGAATGTATGGTGAATACTCTGGGAGTTTAATGGTTCAGATAGTTGTGCTTCAATGTATCATTtggtacactttgatgttgTTCTTGTTTGAATACAGAGGAGCCAGAATGCTTATTGGAGAGCAATTCCCTGACACTGCAGGGTCTATTGTCTCCATCCATGTTGATTCTGATATCATGTCACTTGATGGAAGACAACCTTTGGAAACTGAAGCTGAAATCAAAGAAGATGGGAAGCTCCATGTCACTGTGAGAAAATCCAATGCTTCAAGATCAGATATCTTCTCAAGAAGGTCACAAGGACTTTCGTCCAACACCCCGCGGCCATCAAATCTCACCAATGCAGAGATATACTCTCTGCAATCATCAAGAAACCCAACTCCCAGAGGATCCAGTTTCAACCACACGGACTTCTACTCCATGATGGCTGCCGGTCGGAACTCTAATTTCGGTTCTGCTGATGTTTTTGGCCAACCTACGTCGCGTGGTCCGACGCCAAGGCCGTCCAATTTTGAAGATGAAAATGGGGTGGGTAACAAGGCAAGATACCATTACCAGGCACAAAGTGGTGCGACCCACTACCCGGCTCCTAACCCCGGAATGTTTTCCCCAACTGGGTCCAAAGGTGTGACTGCTGCTAATGCAAAAAAGGCAAATGGACAAGCACAGCAGAAACCAGAAGAAggaaatggtagggatcttcatATGTTTGTTTGGAGTTCAAGTAATTCTCCTGTATCAGATGTAtttggtgggggtgggggtCATGACTATGCTTCTCATGACCCAAAAGATGTAAGATTGGCTGTCTCTCCAGGAAAAG TTGGTGGTCAAAGAGAGAATAATCAGGAGGATTACTTGGAAAGAGATGAATTCAGCTTTGGAAATAGAGGATTAGAGAACAACAATCATCATGAAGGAGGAGATAAAGTGATTGATAGCAAGCCAAAAACCATGCCTCCAACAAGTGTAATGACAAGGCTTATACTGATCATGGTTTGGAGAAAACTTATCAGAAACCCCAATACTTACTCCAGCTTAATTGGTCTAATCTGGTCCCTAGTTTCATTCAA GTGGCATGTAGAGATGCCTGCCATTATAGCAAAGTCTATCTCAATACTGTCAGATGCAGGGCTTGGCATGGCCATGTTCAGTCTTG GTCTGTTCATGGCTTTGCAACCAAGGATCATAGCATGTGGAAATTCCGTTGCAGCTTTTACAATGGCTGTGAGATTCCTTACAGGTCCAGCTGTGATGGCAGCTGCTTCTATTGCTGTTGGACTAAAGGGTGATCTCTTACACATTGCCATTGTCCAg GCAGCTCTACCACAGGGAATTGTCCCCTTTGTCTTTGCTAAGGAATACAATGTACACCCTGATATTCTCAGTACAGG GGTTATATTTGGGATGCTGGTTGCATTGCCTATAACTTTAGTTTACTACATTTTATTGGGTTTGTGA